A part of Entelurus aequoreus isolate RoL-2023_Sb linkage group LG10, RoL_Eaeq_v1.1, whole genome shotgun sequence genomic DNA contains:
- the fam107b gene encoding protein FAM107B isoform X2 has protein sequence MATMFRYPVFPHLQGRSVMAEPDYLEGDCGELIKPKKLINPVKNSRNHQDLHRELLMNQKRGLAPQNKPELQKVLEKRKREQVLKAQKEEQEAHKKRSDLEIELMKRQQKLEQLDLDQQKNEEEQENTPEFVKMKSNLRRTKQETDAEERAT, from the exons ATGGCAACAATGTTCAGGTACCCGGTCTTTCCCCATCTGCAGG GGAGGAGTGTCATGGCTGAGCCAGACTATCTGGAGGGAGACTGCGGCGAGCTTATCAAACCAAAGAAGTTGATCAACCCGGTCAAGAACTCCCGAAACCACCAGGACCTGCACCGGGAGCTGCTCATGAACCAGAAAAG GGGCCTGGCTCCTCAGAACAAACCCGAACTGCAGAAGGTTCTGGAGAAGAGGAAGAGGGAGCAAGTCCTCAAGGCTCAGAAAGAGGAGCAGGAGGCGCATAAGAAGAGGAGCGACTTGGAGATCGAGCTCATGAAACGACAACAGAAACTGGAGCAG ctggaCCTGGATCAACAGAAAAATGAGGAGGAACAAGAGAATACTCCGGAGTTTGTGAAAATGAAGAGCAACCTCCGCAGGACCAAGCAGGAGACGGACGCCGAGGAAAGAGCCACTTAA
- the fam107b gene encoding protein FAM107B isoform X1, with protein sequence MATMFRYPVFPHLQDSRDPGLSLSPGRSVMAEPDYLEGDCGELIKPKKLINPVKNSRNHQDLHRELLMNQKRGLAPQNKPELQKVLEKRKREQVLKAQKEEQEAHKKRSDLEIELMKRQQKLEQLDLDQQKNEEEQENTPEFVKMKSNLRRTKQETDAEERAT encoded by the exons ATGGCAACAATGTTCAGGTACCCGGTCTTTCCCCATCTGCAGG ATTCGCGTGACCCTGGTCTGTCGCTGTCACCAGGGAGGAGTGTCATGGCTGAGCCAGACTATCTGGAGGGAGACTGCGGCGAGCTTATCAAACCAAAGAAGTTGATCAACCCGGTCAAGAACTCCCGAAACCACCAGGACCTGCACCGGGAGCTGCTCATGAACCAGAAAAG GGGCCTGGCTCCTCAGAACAAACCCGAACTGCAGAAGGTTCTGGAGAAGAGGAAGAGGGAGCAAGTCCTCAAGGCTCAGAAAGAGGAGCAGGAGGCGCATAAGAAGAGGAGCGACTTGGAGATCGAGCTCATGAAACGACAACAGAAACTGGAGCAG ctggaCCTGGATCAACAGAAAAATGAGGAGGAACAAGAGAATACTCCGGAGTTTGTGAAAATGAAGAGCAACCTCCGCAGGACCAAGCAGGAGACGGACGCCGAGGAAAGAGCCACTTAA
- the fam107b gene encoding protein FAM107B isoform X3: MAEPDYLEGDCGELIKPKKLINPVKNSRNHQDLHRELLMNQKRGLAPQNKPELQKVLEKRKREQVLKAQKEEQEAHKKRSDLEIELMKRQQKLEQLDLDQQKNEEEQENTPEFVKMKSNLRRTKQETDAEERAT, encoded by the exons ATGGCTGAGCCAGACTATCTGGAGGGAGACTGCGGCGAGCTTATCAAACCAAAGAAGTTGATCAACCCGGTCAAGAACTCCCGAAACCACCAGGACCTGCACCGGGAGCTGCTCATGAACCAGAAAAG GGGCCTGGCTCCTCAGAACAAACCCGAACTGCAGAAGGTTCTGGAGAAGAGGAAGAGGGAGCAAGTCCTCAAGGCTCAGAAAGAGGAGCAGGAGGCGCATAAGAAGAGGAGCGACTTGGAGATCGAGCTCATGAAACGACAACAGAAACTGGAGCAG ctggaCCTGGATCAACAGAAAAATGAGGAGGAACAAGAGAATACTCCGGAGTTTGTGAAAATGAAGAGCAACCTCCGCAGGACCAAGCAGGAGACGGACGCCGAGGAAAGAGCCACTTAA
- the gcsha gene encoding glycine cleavage system protein H (aminomethyl carrier), a produces the protein MSACRLFRCLSSNFSSAIPSLTRPLPHASHRLCPKPFSRRSVSSSSPSLAALKFTDKHEWIRVEDNGVGTVGISSFAQEALGDVVYCGLPEVGTQLAQQDEFGALESVKAASELFSPLTGEVVEVNSLLADKPGLVNKSCYKDGWLMKMTIAKPSELDSLMDEAAYERYVRSIED, from the exons ATGTCTGCCTGTAGATTATTCCGCTGCTTGTCTTCTAACTTTTCCAGCGCCATTCCTTCACTAACACGGCCGCTACCGCACGCATCTCATCGACTGTGTCCCAAACCCTTCAGTCGGAGAAGCGTTTCCTCGTCGAGTCCATCCTTAGCAG CGCTTAAATTCACAGACAAGCACGAGTGGATCCGGGTGGAGGATAATGGTGTCGGCACGGTGGGAATCAGCAGCTTTGCTCAG GAAGCTTTGGGAGATGTGGTCTACTGTGGACTACCTGAGGTGGGGACGCAGCTGGCCCAGCAAG ATGAATTTGGAGCTCTGGAAAGTGTCAAGGCTGCCAGTGAGCTGTTTTCTCCCCTGACTGGAGAGGTGGTAGAAGTCAACTCACTGCTGGCTGACAAACCGGGCCTGGTCAACAAATCCTGCTACAAAGATG GTTGGTTAATGAAGATGACCATTGCCAAGCCTTCTGAGCTGGACTCTCTGATGGACGAGGCAGCATATGAGCGATACGTCCGCTCCATAGAGGACTAA